The genomic segment TGTCTGCTTCTTTGTCCCACGAGCATTAATATTGAGTGCGTTCAAAAGACGGACATTAATTCCTTTGTATGTGGGGAAACCTATAATTCAAAACTGGGGTTCTTGGAAATTTAGAAATGAAACCACAAGATTATGAACAATTATCCTCCAGGAATTACATTGGCTGAGCTCCAGAAGTTTTCATTCTAAAGAACTTTGCACCTGGTTTTTGAACAGCTAACAATTCAGTGAAAGTTGAATAGAAGCCCAGCTTGACTTCAAGTGGGCCTGGCTTGCTTGTTTTTGCTTCTTCAATGATGTAACTTTACCTTTATCCTAAAAAGATGGCTAAGCCACTGTGTATCCAACTCGGATAAAAGCAGTAACCTCTTGTCTACTTCAGCAGTAAGCATTGCTTGGCACGCAGTGCCTTGTCATAGCCACCCAAGGTAATGATTGCCTTAGAGGGGATGTCATACTTACACGGCCTCTGTGAAGAAGTGTGAATAtgttgcagttttgttttccattcagTCAGTGTTTTGTGATGCTTTTGTTGCCAGGCACTGTCAGAGGCTTACCAGTAGGTTACAGGGATTTAGAATACCAACTACTGCTCAGTGCTCTCAGGACTGTTTAATTTCTTTCAAGCCAGCTCATATTGTCCTGTTCCAGTGTGAGAGTGCATGCGGAGCCTACTGGCACCATGAGTGTCTGTGACGGTGTTACTGGCACACAGCAGCTGTAGAGGTTCAACGCAAGCTTATGTTAGACCTTCAGAAAGATGACATTCCTTTAAATGTAATACTGGATAAAGGAAAGAGACTTTGATCTGCAACAATCTTTTACCTagaaaacatgcattttataACAGAGGTTATAAAAACATTGGTTGCAATACACCAGTATGAGCTGAATTTGTGGGATGATCGATATCTAGGAAGTACTATTCTTGTTTGCTTAGCAAATGCCCTTATCCAGGGTGAGTGGACACAGGTACACGAAGTTCACATTACGTGGTCAGTTAGCAGACTCCATTGCACCATTGTAGGACTGACGTGAGGTCTGAGGTTTGCAATATTGTGATGAAGGCAAATGTACTCTGGCCTTTTGTTCTAAACATAATGTAGGAAGTGATGCCCCAAATTGcctttaaaatgtgatttattCCCCAGCCAGACTATTGTGGAGCTCCTTCTGAGGATAAAGGAAGTGTGAAAAAGTAGACACTTTCACAGTTGATGTTCAAGTCAATGGCTGACCTGTTCACACCTACAAACTTTTACTTTGTAGTTCCTACCATGTTCCCGCGGTCACATAACAAAGGTCATAAAACACTGAAGGTTTCATTTGGCATTTTTCTGACCCTCGCATCACTCTACTGAATGCAGAAACCATTTGCTCAATCCACTGAGCTGTTCTTAAAGATATCTACTCACTGGTTAAATAGTCTGTGCCACTATCATAAAAATCGATTTGTTTCCCAAACAGAAAGTTGATCCATGTTCCTTCAGTATTGTTCTTTGCTGAAGAGCTATGGAGTTCTCCATCAGTATTGGCACTAATCACTCAATATCCTCTGAAGAATTAACTTGTGTTTGCTATTGTGTTCTGTATCTCACTCATTGAAAATTATGTGGATCTATGCATACTCATTTCATGCAGAGCTGATTGCTCTATACCTCCAAATAGAGGTATCCAAAGCTAAAGTATTTGTTTCCAGTGAAGTCATGTAAGGATGCATGCAAGCAAACTGCTATCAGATAAATGTGAGCCCTGTGTTTGTGGGAACTGGCTTTATTTGGAAATAGCAGTCTATGATTTAGTCTTTTGGTTATTGGGCTCTCGCTTCAATACAGCAATCCCCATTAAGCATACAAGATCCATGTCACCaggaaaattctgttttttacacttgttaatAGCTGTTATGAATTGTCTGCAGATGTTTCAGGTGAAAACCAATCTAGACCCACTTAGCTCATTAGACGTCTCAGAAAGACCGACTCCTTTTCAGGTTAAAAAACCATTGATACCTTGACCACTACAATCAGTTCtacaaaatgtaaatttgtCCAACAGACTGCTAAGAGCCATAAAGTGGAGAGCGGGGTGGCTGTGTGTTTACTGAAAGTCTATGCATTAGTGCTTTGAATTTTGACGGTAATATAAAGTGTCTTAGGGCATGAGATGCTATGGAATATTGTTTCTTTACATGTCATTCTATGTAATCAAGCAGAAACTTTATTTGCATTCTGCCCTTTCTCTGTTACTGGAGTCTGCTGCTTCTTGTGAGCTGTGGTCAGGAGGTCAGAGAATTTGCCAGAGCTGAGATCCCCCTGCCCGTCCCGAGGAGCAGAATGTACtcatgtcctgttttttctctttcttgcaGCAGGAGATGGCTTTGACCCTGTGGATAAGCCTGTGTCTGCTTTTCAGTCTTTATGTGGGAGCAGTAAGGAACTGCTACCCTGGGTGCCGGTGCGAGGTGGAGAGTTTTGGACTGTTTGACAGCTTCAGCCTGACCAAGGTTGATTGCAGCGGAGTGGGTCCTGATGTGGCCCCAATTCCCATTCCTCTGGATACCACCTATTTGGACCTGTCTTCCAACTCCATACGCACCATCCCGGACTCCATGCTCTCTGGGCCGGGCTACACCACGCTTGTCAGCCTGGACCTGAGCCACAACCACATTACGGGGGTCAGCAGGAGCACCTTCTCCAAGCTGCGGTACCTTGAGACCCTGGACTTGAGCCACAACGCTCTCGAGGATCTAACAGACGGGTGCTTCTCGGGCCTCCCGCTCTCCGAGGTGGACCTGAGCCACAACAAAATCCGCGAGTTCAGGCTGGACATCCTCACGTCCCAGGGCCACGGAAAGCCAATCAGCGTGGACCTGTCCCAAAACCTCCTGACCGCCGTCTGGAGGAGCCCCCAGACTCCCCCTCCAAACATCCAGTCCTTGAGCCTGGCGGGGAACCGGCTGACGTCTGTGCCCAAGCTGCGGGACGTTCCCTTGCGACACTTGAACCTGGATGGAAATCCGGTCGTTCGTATAGAAGGGGATGCATTTGCAGGGTTGAAGGATCTGGCCCACCTTTCCCTCAGCAGCCTTCCTGAGCTTTTGGAGCTCCAGCCTCACAGTTTTAGGGGACTTGAGAGCCTCCAGGTTCTGGACTTGTCAGGCAACCCAAAGGTGAAGTTCCTCAGCCCGGAGGTGTTCAGTGGCCTTGTCTCCTTACTGGAGCTCAACCTGTCCCACTCTGGGGTGAAGTCCCTGCCAAACAGCGTGCTGAGCCACCTGCCCAGCATCAGGAGAATCACGCTGCGGAAGGATGTCCACTGCTGGAAGACCCAGAAACAAGAGCAGTTTCACTGGCAGGTTGGACGGACCAAGGGCGGGGAAGTTCTGACCTGCGAGGTCGCGGGCTTAGTCTCGTGAAGTGAGCTCGTCTGCCGCAGTGCCATTACTTGAGGTTGTTCAAAGCTGAATTGTGCCTTTTTACTCATTTTGAGGAAACCACAAAGCAACTTTTGTAATTATTCCTGCCAAAACTTGattgtttttgtaatattttatcttgtaatttaagaaacaaaatttgcacattatttctttcaaccTTCGCAAGTCTAGCTAGCTAATTATTCTTTCCAAGAATAATTTATGCTTGTTCTTTTAGCCAGTATTCCCTTATTCAATATCCACAGCACTAGAAgaccacaaaaaaataaaacatacatgaaCTGTGGGGCGTCTTGGAAGCAGAATGAGTgcacattatatttttcttcagtgGCATTTAATACTGCTCACATTAATGTAGCTCACAGTTCTCTGGCTTGGGAGATCACTGGCAGACGTCTGGACCAAAGTGGCCAAGATCTGGTTTCTAAACCAGCTACTGCATACTTAATCTACAAATGAAGTAATTCCTTATATAGATTAGAGACCTAAAGCCTGTAAGTGTGGATACACATCACTGACGAGCTGTTACAAATCATTTGACTCTGCAGGGGTTCTGATCAACTTTTCCCCCAGAAATGAGCTGAAGTGCCTTAAGTGGATTTTCTGTGCTGAATGTATTCAGGTCGCTGCTGTAGCTGAATAACACAAGTTGTGGAAAGGCCAGAAGACCAAATCATCACATGTCAACAGAAGGCAAACCTGGAAAGTAAAATGCATCTGACATTTAAAGCACAATTTACAGAAGTAAAAGCTGTTATTTTCTGACTATACCCAAGTCTGCAGAGTGCCATTGGAAAAGCTCTGTGGTTTGGACAGGTTTAAGATCCTTTTACCTGCGGGGTGCTTGCAGAACTTCTTTTGACAGGCTTTTAGGGTTGGGATCTGCAGTGAAGCGGTTTGGATGCACATGCTTTCACAATGAGCATGATGGACATTTCATGTCCAatcgtttttttaaagcacactTGCATTCCTCGGAGTTTCGTCCGTGAGCTTTTAGCAGTTTGCAGAAATGGGCTACTGGGGATCACTTCTTTCTACACAATTTTCATAGAAAGGAATAGAAATGCTCTTTTCCCTCCCCTCACAACCTGGGCTTTTGCTTTTTGTATAGCATTTTATCCCATAGGTGGTTTAGAACATCCGTTTACTTGTAAAGCTAAACTTGGATTGTTAGAAGCAATGTGCTGTGTAATTTTCCTTTCTTATTTGTCCTCCTGGCAAAGGTCCACTGTGTCGTCACAGTATTTCTACTGTTCCAGAGCCTTTCACTGTTTCGTTCCTTTAACAATACATATACATGtactccttttttcttttctgctggCAGAAAACGTTTTGTCTAATAAATCATCTTTACATACATGGCTAATACGGAtggtgtgtatactgtattttttttgtttgctgttgtTCTTATACTTGGGGTATCTTACAAACCTTCCAGCTTTGTTCATGAGGAATGTGGATAAAGAACCAGTCAGAGCCTAATAAGCAAGTCTCTGTGTAGAAGGCCGTGCTGTATGTAACTGTCACTGTACTTATATGAACATGTATAGTTCTGCAGTTATGCCTCATGTCGGATGAGCACTCCTGTGATGCCTTGGACACGGTGCTGCAATCATCTGTTCCCGTGTGTTGGAAGAGGACTTTTTTATTTGATCACTGTAAATACTGACAGACAGATTGCAAGCATCTCTGATACTTCTAGAGATCACTTAAAGTTGAGCTTTTAATGTTTCCATAAACCAGACATGTTTCGATTAATTAGTGTTTCAGGGTACAACATGGCTCATAGGTGAGCTAAGACAATAGGCATTATATTTTGAACCTTAATAAAATgaagacattattttaaaatgaagaccTGTCTgaaaagattttgaaaaaagtggaatgagtgaTGTGGCATGAATGATGAATAACCAGCTGATTACTTACAACAGgtttaaaaataagtaaagttcttaaaaaagaaaaatgtatttaaagatgaattagCAACTCACCCTTTGTTTCTCAGCTGGTTCTGGTTAAATGTTGACCCAAAGGAGTCAGCATTTAACCAGAACCAGACATTCATCATGTTTGGCTCTGCATCAGTGGACTGATGTCAGAGGGGGATCAGACAGGGAAGGAAGGTTTAATCACTGCAATAACGGCTTGAATTCCACTGTTTGTTTATACAGCTTCATATCCAGCCCTGCTCCAGGTCCCAGGGTCCTATAAAACAACCTCTCCAAACATGTCAGGGTATAATTAATCATTCTTTAACCACTTAAAGAAATTGCTGCATCCTGAAAGCCCCTGGGCCTGGATCTTCTCGGAACACGCAGGAAAGTCTGAGAATGATGCACCAAGAGGAGAAACTCCAGCCACAGGAGAATCCTGCACGGCACTCCCATCTGGCTCAGATCCAGCCCTGAAAGAAGTGTGTTGTGAAAAAGAGTTCTTGTGAACGGGTCTCTCAGACTCCAAAGGCGCATGTTCAACTGGACACACAGGAGAGCCGGGAGCTTCCTGGGCAGGGACAGGTGTGCGGCTGGCCAGAAGCTCCCCCCTACGTTGATCATTCAGACAGATTCTGACTAGAGCTGGATTTCTGCAGCAGGAGCCCACTGGTAGCAACGGGGCTCGGCTTGCTtttaaaaagctacagtatatccacaTCTCTCTCAGTTTCTGTCTGCCAGCGTGTCAGTTCCTCGCATCTCTTTCTGCTTTGCAACGTTGTTACCCCCTGTAACCTTCTCTAGGGCTAATAGGGCCTGCAGAGTCTCCACCTTGCTGTAGTGTAAAGCATGTAGTGGTCAAGGCTTGGGAGAGGAGGTCAGAGATTTGTGGCCAGGTTGTCCTGAAGCTTCAGTGCTGCTGCTGTTACAGTATCTTCTGACGCAGCCCACCAGCTACTCCTGCAGTACTCCTTTCCCCCTGCAAACGATTAAAAAAGCACTGAGCAATGGAAGTGGGTTTCCTTGCTGAATTGCTTATCTTACACGTAAATACAAGAGAACGCAGATCCTGACACTGAAGGAAGGATCATCGGAGGCTGACAGTGCAGTCTGACAGCATTCCTGCCAGAGCGCTGGAGGTGCTGACTGTGGGAGCTCAGCGGAGGGCTTCAGTCTTGAAACTCTAGATCACTTTTGACTTTAAGACAAATAACtcagatttctttcttttttttttcttttctctattCATTAAACATCAGGAATGATCACTCACTCCTTTAAAAAAGTAGACatctctgtttttttctccaaagaGTTGCTTCTTGTTTTGAAATACTATCCTTAGCTAAGAGGATGCAAAGCAAACCCTGAAGCCACTGCAGACGCAAGGAACACCGGCTGAGCAAGATTTAAACACATTGTCATTGCTCATGAACACGCGcaacccctccccctcccctgtCTCCTGCCCAGGGGAGAAACCGCACCTGCAAAATGGTCTCATGCCAGCTAGCGAGATCATGTCGGCTGTACGCAGTGTGTTCAGGTAAGAGAACGCGGCCTGAGCTCCACTGTGGTGAGGAGGGAGTCTGGGCTTTTCACCGGCCGGCCGTGAAGAGTGAACTGCACCCTGCTGTGACGAAGGGGCACAGACTGCGATTGTCACGCATCTCCACAACCGGAATGGAAATGAGCACCTCCAGCACAGAGCCACAGCAACTCAGCCCTCGCTTCCTGGACAGCACGTGAAATCGGGGAGTGGGTCATTTTGCCTGCATCTCGtgagaaggaaaaataaaaatccctTTTTGTTTGTATTCTTGACCCATCAACAATAATAGTGAGGAGTGATTTTTTCCAGCCTACCTCAGATCCCACTGATGTCTCTAGGGGGATTTTTATTTGGTTTAGCAGTTTCATCATCATTACctgggaattttttttttccatttttccccTTTTAGTAAAAGTATGTTTCCAGAATAGTGCAGGCCTCTCATCACACATATTTAACAGTGTGATTGATATTTGTTTGGAGAAgagatcttgtttttttttatctgaggcAAGTCAGTGTATTGTTTagcttaatattaaaaagatttCTGGAGTAAGTAACTTAACTTTGGgaagtgtttgtttttcagtaacATCATGTTCTTAAGCTAACTATGAATGGGTTCTCTATTTAATAATGTTAAGACAGTTAAGCCATTTACTTCACTTGACTTTTCTCTCATAACAACACCAAAAAGGTGAATAAAATAAACGATTTCAGTTGTTTCTGTTGCAAATGGAGGTGAATCCCAGCATGTGCAGTTGCTAATTAACCTAGCAGtgtggctgtgggaggaaacacgagcacctggaggaaatgtACGCAAACACggagagaacattcaaactcaatgcagatagcaccccaggacccCCGCACTGATACCCACTGCACTGCCATGATGCCCTCCAGTGTGGAAACTATTACAGCTTATCATTGCAAAAGCAAACTTTCCGAAAGGTTCAGAGAATGGGGCTCTCTGTACACGGAGTGCACTACACTACAAAGTCACAACACGTTCCTACTCCAGAAAATGAATGCCTTAAAAAACTTCATTTTGTGTCTTGCAGCACATTTAGTGAATCTGCTCAGGAAACAGCATGGAACTCAGATTAGATAGAACGCTGTGCCTGCAGCTACCCGGGTAAAGAAAACACTTcattctattaaaaaaacagattttagagTGCAGGATTTGAGGCATACCGAGGGGAAGCAGACCCAGACATTTGCACTTAAATCGCAGCAGAGTTAGTTTGCGTGTTTAATAGCAGGAAAAAATCTACAGCTCTAAACAAACACTTCGGCAGTCAAGATCATCTTCCTGTGTTTATCATTAATGTTATTTAATGTCTGTCTCTAATCTCTAAATTGGGAATATGCATTTTTTGAAAACTTGAGAAATGTGTGGCTTAAGAAATGCATACATTTGCATACATTAGAGTGTGATAACAAAGGCGATGACGTTTGTTTTCAAGTGGACTGTTTTTAACGAACAATGATTTACCAGTTCACCACGGTGGTGTGGCAGCTGGTGCGGACTCTcagctctggggtcctgggttcgaatctGGCCTGTGTTGCCCTCTGTCCCCTGTGTGGAGTCTCACGATCGTCTGCGGCCACATGGACTTTCTCCGCTGTCTCTCCGCTTTCCTCCCCCGGTCCAGACACAGGCTGTCTTGGACAGGTCTAATCAGCGATCAAGTGGATTTATCAGTCAGGCTGGGAAatattgatgcagatgtttaagTTCAGAAATACACTTCAGGAAACATTCCTGTAGGTGGAGACTGTGGTTGAAATCAGTTCAATACATTAGTCTATATcagtatttctgtttttgtcagTATTTATATTTGCTGTAAAGAGGGGTTTCATGTTACCCGTTCAGTATGAACATGAGCACTAGAATATCACCTGACCTGTTAACCTGGCTCCTCTCCTCTCTGAGTTTGAACAATTCAGCTGGTGATGTGAAAGTCTCACTTTGCTCCTCGATgttctgtgcagtggggctgctggtgcagaatgccTGTCGTGTGTCTCCTAGATGGGGCAGCATTTCATTATGGCACCAAGCTGATCCCTTCCTATATACTTTATAGGGAATATTTTGGATGTCAAGCACTGTAgtaatgcaaggaattattattattattattattattattgttattacacATGTGAAGCAATCTTAGcaggaattttaaaaatattgcagtaaataattaaattgatttCTTTCCAGGCAGTAAAGTAGTTAAGtagttacattttttatgtattaagGTGTTTTGCATCTTCATTCAAAGATAACAGACTAGTCCTTTGACTGCTTAAAGCCCTTTTCCTAGGCAGTACCAACAGCTAAGAAAGAAGATGACTTGTAAATGCAGCCATTTCACTTCACAGTGAATTACAGCTAAGTAAATTTGAGCTCACGCCCTACATTTCCATAAAgcagtgaattttattttaaggatGCTTGCAGATCTGGTGTCTGTTGACGCTTCGCTGTGTGTTAGAATGGTCCACGAACACAGATGAGCACTTATAGAATCACTCCAGTACTCCTGAACTAGAAGTATTGACAGATGATTAAGAAATATTCCAAAGACACAATGTCCCAGCCATCCAACTAAAATTGTACACAGCCAAGTCAGTTTGGCCAGGAAATCAAGTCTAATCTCTTAATAGACTAATGTTGGCTAGGAAATTCagcagttttagttttaattcctTTTTGCGGCAGATTCTCTGTGGGCATGTACAACAAGGCTGGAACATTTAATAATGTATGATGATATCTGGAGTGTATTTCCCTGGAATTTCCAGTCCTGAAGCACAGAACATTATGAATATACAGAGGAGTGTATTTCTGAGCAAACCACTGTTTGATTTGGCTCGACAGAAATCACTTGGCTTCATCAGTTCTACTGCAGGGCTGATCTAATGCAGATATTACTAATGAAGCCAGattaaacacttttaaaaaagcattattttaaattggtgCAAAAGCACACAGGATACTGCTTGCCAAGATCTTGACTGGCGGAAATTTAAGACTAATTCTCTGCAATAATCTGCAAAGC from the Lepisosteus oculatus isolate fLepOcu1 chromosome 5, fLepOcu1.hap2, whole genome shotgun sequence genome contains:
- the tsku gene encoding tsukushi, coding for MALTLWISLCLLFSLYVGAVRNCYPGCRCEVESFGLFDSFSLTKVDCSGVGPDVAPIPIPLDTTYLDLSSNSIRTIPDSMLSGPGYTTLVSLDLSHNHITGVSRSTFSKLRYLETLDLSHNALEDLTDGCFSGLPLSEVDLSHNKIREFRLDILTSQGHGKPISVDLSQNLLTAVWRSPQTPPPNIQSLSLAGNRLTSVPKLRDVPLRHLNLDGNPVVRIEGDAFAGLKDLAHLSLSSLPELLELQPHSFRGLESLQVLDLSGNPKVKFLSPEVFSGLVSLLELNLSHSGVKSLPNSVLSHLPSIRRITLRKDVHCWKTQKQEQFHWQVGRTKGGEVLTCEVAGLVS